The Papaver somniferum cultivar HN1 chromosome 3, ASM357369v1, whole genome shotgun sequence genome includes a region encoding these proteins:
- the LOC113359856 gene encoding uncharacterized protein LOC113359856 encodes MQHLLCRETFAVLLQISALNTSTQVTTAISPELQELISTCADVFKTPTSLPPERLQDHRIYLTPDSAPVNVRPYRYPHFQKDKIKKIVYELQHAGLIRPSSSPYSSPILIVRKKDGSWRMCVDYRALNKLSMKDCIPIPMVDELLDELHGASLYVKESKCTFAQHSVKYLGHVISSEGVSVDQDKVQCILSWPIPTTIKDLRGFLGLTGYYHKFAKDFGKLSAPLTQLLKKDAFSWNDNVTAAFKLLQKALTTTPILILPDFSKEFSLEYDVFGDGLGAQKLLSKLLGYDCEIIFRQGKENVAADALSRNTGSNFSLTAPIFSGVTEIIQEFHNDAELSILIQQLIDAPTCKLNFSYVNGVLRYKGRMKRSVKDFIAQCDVCQRNKAEAITPPGLLNPLPIPADVWIDISMEFIDGFPSSDRKSSILVVVDCLTKYARFIALTHPSSASSIAEIFVREIVRLHGMQRSIVSDRDPIFMSNFWDAYFTLQNTKLCRSSAYHPQYDGQTKARDHTLKLLISHLHDAQARVKAYIDAHRTEREFSIGDWVYLRLQPYRQRTITNQSFSKLSPRFYGPFRVLEWVGSVAYKLELPAASRIHPVFHVSLLKLKIGSTISVEQVLPSIIDYDKRGPESVLERKLFKKGSYAGTKWLVKWMDHPQEEATWEDADELLLRFPAFEA; translated from the exons ATGCAGCATTTATTATGCAGAGAAACTTTTGCAGTTTTATTACAAATATCTGCATTAAATACTTCAACTCAGGTTACAACAGCTATTTCACCTGAGCTGCAAGAACTAATCTCTACATGTGCAGATGTTTTCAAGACTCCCACATCTCTACCTCCTGAAAGATTGCAGGATCATCGTATTTATTTAACTCCAGATTCTGCACCTGTCAATGTAAGACCATATCGATATCCACACTTTCAAAAAGATAAGATTAAAAAGATAGTGTATGAGTTACAACATGCTGGTTTGATACGACCTAGTTCTAGTCCTTACTCTTCTCCAATTTTGATTGTGCGTAAGAAGGATGGTTCTTGGCGTATGTGTGTGGATTACAGAGCTTTAAATAAGCTAAGTATGAAGGATTGTATTCCAATACCAATGGTGGATGAGTTGTTGGATGAATTacatggtgcaagt CTATATGTCAAGGAGTCTAAATGCACTTTTGCACAACATTCAGTTAAATATCTAGGCCACGTAATTTCTTCTGAAGGAGTTTCAGTTGACCAGGATAAAGTTCAATGCATATTATCTTGGCCTATTCCTACTACAATCAAAGACTTACGAGGTTTTTTGGGTTTAACCGGATACTATCATAAGTTTGCTAAGGATTTTGGTAAGCTTAGTGCACCACTAACTCAGCTactgaagaaagatgcattttccTGGAATGACAATGTCACTGCTGCATTCAAATTGCTTCAAAAGGCTCTCACTACAACACCGATTTTAATACTTCCagatttctcaaaggaattttcTCTTGAGTACGATGTATTTGGCGATGGGTTAGGAGCT CAGAAGTTGTTATCGAAATTATTGGGTTATGATTGTGAGATTATTTTTCGCCAAGGCAAAGAAAATGTTGCAGCTGATGCTTTGTCTCGTAACACAGGCTCTAACTTTAGCCTTACTGCACCAATTTTTTCTGGAGTTACTGAGATAATCCAAGAATTTCATAACGATGCTGAGCTAAGTATTCTTATTCAACAACTCATTGATGCCCCAACTTGCAAACTCAATTTTTCTTATGTTAATGGAGTTTTACGATACAAGGGAC GTATGAAACGATCAGTCAAAGACTTTATTGCTCAGTGTGATGTGTGTCAACGAAATAAAGCTGAAGCTATAACTCCACCAGGATTATTGAATCCTCTTCCTATACCTGCTGATGTGTGGATAGACATATCAATGGAATTTATTGATGGATTTCCATCATCTGATCGTAAGAGTTCCATTCTGGTGGTAGTGGATTGTTTAACCAAGTATGCACGCTTTATAGCTCTCACACATCCTTCTTCTGCTAGCTCTATTGCGGAGATATTTGTACGAGAGATTGTTCGTCTTCATGGGATGCAAAGAAGCATAGTCAGCGATCGAGATCCCATTTTCATGAGCAACTTTTGGGATGCTTATTTTACTCTGCAGAATACCAAACTCTGTCGTAGCTCAGCATATCATCCTCAGTATGATGGACAAACAAAG GCAAGGGATCACACCCTCAAACTACTGATATCCCATTTACATGATGCTCAAGCTAGAGTGAAAGCATACATTGATGCTCATCGTACAGAAAGAGAATTTTCTATAGGTGATTGGGTTTATCTTCGTTTACAACCATATAGACAGAGAACAATAACTAATCAATCGTTCTCAAAACTTTCTCCAAGATTTTATGGTCCTTTTCGTGTTCTTGAATGGGTAGGATCCGTAGCATATAAGTTGGAACTACCTGCAGCAAGTCGTATTCATCCCGTGTTTCATGTTTCTCTATTGAAACTGAAGATAGGATCAACTATCTCTGTTGAGCAAGTTTTACCTTCTATCATTGATTATGATAAGAGGGGACCAGAATCTGTACTAGAGCGCAAGTTGTTCAAAAAGGGTTCATATGCAGGGACTAAATGGTTAGTCAAATGGATGGATCATCCACAAGAAGAAGCCACTTGGgaagatgcagatgagttacttcTTCGTTTCCCAGCATTTgaggcttga